The Lycorma delicatula isolate Av1 chromosome 2, ASM4794821v1, whole genome shotgun sequence DNA window AATCAGTCTTGAGGAGAGTCTGCGAGAGAGTTCAGTGAAAAATTTCTAAGCAGGAAGTTATTATGAGAGTCAgtaaaggagcgaatttctagtgcgtaAATGTTCGACGTGATTAAGTGACATCAAAAGTAATTCCAGTatggacagtacatgaaaacaagaaatggttccatgagactataagtgaaagagataatgtactaaatttcattcataaattgtcagggtagttttatttgtgaaaagcAAAGGTATCTGCAGTGAAGGACTTTATACTTGTTtatctattgttgttaatacaagactagtggctaaaagtgttaatattattggtcatgctaatgtcttttgtcaatgggactgaattctggttttcaacaGTTAACTACCTCtaaataaatcctgatgattacttcaaattctgttttctatgtaatcactgtttttattattaatattattgttgtggttgtgattactatttttattatttgtttattattattgatttgtcttttttacttatgttttaaactaaattctaattatataaacattttcaattatcaatctctcaatatcctgattgagccaTGAACATGcaacaatatgaaaattattataatttataaaatattatttctagctATATAACAGACACTGTgcgttttaaaacattattttgttttaaacatttatggCATCAGGGAAATAATGGTTCTGGTATAATTCCttatctatgaatttttaaaaaaatctctttctggCTTTGTTAACTGAACGGCACTGATGAACACCACTTTTCCACTGCTTCCATCATGATTGGTTgaatcatttttctaattaaaggtGTATGGTAATTACAGATATAGCaatgtttaatcattttactCTAAAGTCTAGTGATGAGGGATAAGTTTTCACCAAAAACTTTTCTGATGGTCTCACACAACAAATATTGTACCACATAAGCACAGTATCTGATTAACTTCCCATCAATGATGTTCCATCATGActaccctacaaaaaaaaataacttaaacaaaTTAGGACTTTTTGTGTCCACATCCTGATCACCACTAGTGATCCAACAAGAAATTAGCAAACTAGAGATGGTAGAAGGTAATACAGATGCTAGAATAAAAAAGGCcacaaaaaagcaaaatatttgcAAAGACAAATAGAAAAAACGTATGattaaaatagtatcaaaattactaaattaaaataatgtaataaataaaagtatactaaTTTTTCATAGATATTTTGAATCCAGAGTTTTTGTTTCTAGGTTGTATACCCAGAGACAAACAGAATGTAATTATCATTACTAAATTAAGCATAAATTTCTGAGGTCTGAAAtgtgtaagtattattttaattatgatcctTAAATAATGTACACCTTAAAcatattttgaagttataaactctctcaaaattgaatttataaagttaaatattaaaataatttcataaatcaatcagacataaaaataaaagaaataccaTATTTTTCATCATTCTGTACTGCAAAACAGgcaataaataattcactttttggtttccaagaaaataatatttttcttttcctgaTATTCATTACACaataaagcattaaaatatttctttaactcaACTATTTAGAGTCAGCttaattattaaacacaattatttaataataaatagataaataaaattaaagtaagagagaagctattacaaataataaaagtcattttacacagaaataaattatttatctaatcttTTTGTTTGGTCAAAATGAATGTAATATGCTACTGAAATCAGTCATTCAAGTATTATCTACTATTCATTCTAGTTTCACATACACATCCTACACCATATCAAGATATAAAGCATTATTGCATACAAGTAATACTGTGCTTATAACTATACAATTATCACAAAAAACTTAATCACTGAATATTGCATGTCAGGAAATTAGATTAACCCTTTCAGGACTAAAGTCTGACAAACTGGACAAGCAGTAGTTATTTACAGTCCATGACTAGCAagttatttcataacattttataaatctttgttcacaaataaatagaataatatataattatttataaattttagtttcaatatttattactgtatttaccTCAAAGAtttctgctattaaaaaaattaacacaattgtaagtctattaataaaaataacacaaacatagttttattttatgtacgtaaaatttatgaaataggtAATGCAAATTTCACTTTTCAACTTTAAAggttttttgcataaatttataatactgataaattattaaaataaccataaaaactacttaaataaaaaaggaaaagaacaaatatttttataacatactgtagtttgttattattttcatatattgcaTACAGACATgcatcaactttattttttcatttcacatgactttaaattttcaattaacagaattttctaaaaaaatgtatttacttaacACTAACAAAGGCTGAATGCCCTTGTATTTATTTGGTCACAAGCTTTCCTTTTtagttaacattaaatattttccagataaaatatatatatatatatatttaaatgatataagtTGTTTCcgtttaagttttctttaaatacacAACTATTTTTCTAGTAAATTGCTAAGGAGATGAGGAGTAAGTTACCAAAAAAATTGCCAAGACCTTAAGTCCAAGATGGGAAATGAATAAAGGACCTTCAGTGTTAGTAGATCGCTCTACTAAATGAACAACTGAGATGGCTAATGAAACTAATCACAAATGATTTTGGATTTTGATAACGGTCAAACTATTTGagcaagctattttttttttttttttttttattgtgatcatGCTCATGATCCTGAAAGGGTAAATACCTATATTACTTCCTAGTGAAAAACTAATCACTATTTCCTTgtggaaaaacaattttaaattggtatcggtaaatgaaaaaaactattaacaatgGAATtagaacaaacaattttatttcataacaattcataaataaattttataatttaataatactacagTATTAAACTGAGTAGCTGAATActtgaaatcataaaatttattaaaaaataaaattacaacaatttggAGCCagcctttaaaaaaatacatcacaaaataatatttataaacaaacattgttaattttaaacaatttttagaattttggtATACCATTAGAAGATGAACCGGCCAGCGTGTGAAACTCATCAAAAGATATTTTTGCAGCTGTTGAAAATTCATCCATTTGCTTCCTAGCGGATGTAGTTATGTCatcaaaggattttttggttTGATTTAAAAGTTCATCAGCACTTTTAACAGCTGAATCTCTAATATCTTTCACCTCAGTATTGATTTTATCAATTACCCATTCCATTGCTTGTCGACcctaaaaaatgaagaaacataatttaaacaaactaaaCTAACTTAATTTTCATATTGAAACTGAAAATCTCTGGACATGACTTctctatttattactaataatccTTGATGCTGAGAACTCATATCTCTGCTAATATTAACAACATTTTCAACTACTAGAActatccttaaatttttttttgttggggaaGATGTTGTCGCCATGTGACTGGTTTAATACTATTTTCTATTCTTACACATCTATTAGTGTAAGTAATGTTACtgcttttaaatatgtatttcctTTGGTTttgcacacacacgcgcgcatgcgcatatatgtatatatatgtgcaaAAGGAAATTACCAACcattttcacagaaaaaaaaattcctgaaaccATGTCTTTCTGTTACGTTATTTTAATGAGTATGACATTTGTCATATGACTAACTGGATCTTACAGGACTTCTTAAAACTAAGAAaccttatagaaaaaatatattaacacaaaGAGTTCATTCTATTATTAATGTCtaaatttttaacgttattttgaTACAACTTTAAAACATATCACGAAGTTGAtacattattctataattttcaaaaaggaaaaacaatatgCAGCATAAGGATTGTAAAAGAGTGTCAGAAAAAGGTGTACCAATCAAACATCCCTTAGAAAACAAAAGTCTTTTAATCACACAAACATGCTCTGtactttaagataaaaaatcatGTTATACAGATAAGACAGTAAATATAATACCTTTCCAGCATTCGTCATGATTGTCCTTGTAAGTAAATCTTCCATATAACTGTGCAAAGGAACTCCTTGTACCGTTACAACTGCTTCTTGCTTCAAAAGAGTTTTTCCTTCATCTTCAGGATGTGGCTGATAGGATAAAGTTTCATCTACTGCTATAAAACTCCCAAATGTTAGCtgtaaacaatcatttttatttaaaaaaataatagaagaatgttacaagaaaataaatatgaaactttatgaaaataaacatcgCATTACATCAGGGTATATACAGAGTTAAAAGTATGGAaatccctcaacaactttaaaaatgttccagataaaatactgtaactttcaagATAAGCTATctgtcaactactttaccttttgatgaaAAATAGAACTCCTTCTTTGGAGGTAGCCCAGAggttataactcaaatattttaaatggtaacaccttttgtgtgatacattattttaaaggtctctttaagccaagaaaaacggtataaataaaaggataatagtaataaaaggtAGGTCATCTGTACCCAAAATGGGAGcaggataaagtttggattttgaaaattactaaaaatttagtaagttcaaataataaaattaaataaaaagaaattaaactgaattaaatttaaattttagaaaatttctattgtttaacacaaaaaattgtttttgttctagttttatgagtaaataaataaaatatattgtcacTTAATAATGCTGATCAGCTGACCATTAATGGTCTCTGGCCACggttgcaaaaatgaagcttacttcattattatgtaatattccatttagcgTTTCATTACTACACTGTTCTTATGAGAACACATGGTGGTTTCTTATCAGAATTTATTGTGATTGGCTGGCTGATTGATTTTGTCTACATTTACCACATTTGTAAGactgtttttatttacatctttttttaccttttttataattgttttttactgaattaattttttctttgctacTGTTTAACATTGCTAACAACATGTCACTTACTGAAGTGAATAGAAGGGGAATCGCACTTTTAATTATGAATGGCTTTGGCGATAGATTTGGGTTGTATAAAAAAGTTTGTGAATTattcaatgcaacatttaataactGTGACCCCATTTCAAAAGATAAagtgtcaaaaaccatcaaacaatttgaagaaacaaGAATAATAGGGGAAAACAAAAAGTCTAAAtctggaaaaaagtaataaatcgttggagattatgcaagaatttatagAGAATCCTTATTTTTCAACTTGAATAGCAACACGATAACATAAGATAAGTCAAGATTCAgtgattaaaacaataaaaaatgaaaatttcaaacagTTCCAAATTTATACAGTGCaaaaacttaatgaagatgaccaCGGTCAAAGACTCGAGTTCTGTAAAATTATGACAATATTACGGTCAATTACAAATTatggacaatatttatgtagatcctaatttattaaacaacatagtttttagtgatggcaatgttttttttttaaacggcaaTGTAAATTGCCATAATTATCAATACtgactgatattaatccacactggTATCGTGAGGCACATACACAatatccagtcaaagtaaatttATGGGCAGGTATTGTTGGTGGACGATTGATAGGGCTGATATTTATTGTAAGAatttaaacataatgaaatatgaGATTTGTTTCTCAACCATATCATTTCAAACATTCAAAAGGTTGTTGGCaccaacttccaaaacattttgTTTCAACAAGATGATGTCCCATCTCATTTAGACCTTcaggtacgtgaaattttaaatacattttttcctggaagatggaCTAGCCGAAGGGGACAAATACAATGTCCAGGGagttcatgaaattttaaatgtaccaTTTTTTCCCTGAAAGATGAACTGACTTTAGGAGTCGCACAGAATGGCCAGAGAGATTACCAGACTTGTCACCATTCGATTACTTTCAATTGGGCCACTTAGAAAATactgtttatcataataagcccAATGATAtcgataacactgataaacataatttttgtttcctaacaggcaataaatgattttaatctgttttttgatcaccaaccatttttgaaaatattttaaattttaattataggatttttttcatttttcaacatatagttagcattttaagctcgtatactgtacttttttagctcattttttattgtttaactttgttaacataattttaagctataaataaacaatactagacaaaaaagtaatcatatcatagtcacatattatgacatcatatttaaTACTAAAGAGTGagtcttcatggacaagattaatcacgcccgtgcaggtcaaaacatgtagctgaaaacacagctgtgttgttcaTATTAAGCAATGGATTTAGGAAAGAATTAATtctgttcagtcttattgctgtcttaagtttgtaaacagtgcagtgtcataatgtcttgaaattgtgtaaatgatgtggatgccttttgttatgaatTGGTGAGTTTACGGTAAAAtcagatacaaaaaaattacacctttaattaaaaaaagcatatcatttgtaacCTTCAGTGTAAAACTgttgatcaggataagatgtggggtCCTCATATAGTACgcaataattgttctgtatatttcaaGGGATGTTTGAAAGGTAGACAGAAGGCTTTGTcagtacctatggtttggcatgaaccaaaggatcaagTAACAGATTGTtgcttttgtttaacaagtgtgtctagattttctaaaaaatctaaacatactgtaaaatatccttcattgcaatctgcaatcaggcctgtacctcacagtgaaattattccagttcctgagccacctgtgaacaTATGTTtggaaagcagcgatgaagaatcaggtagtactgaagaagacaataatgattttgaatttgaattatcttccagtaagccacatcttatatcacaaggtgaattaaatgacttggttaaggatttaaatttatcagaaaatcaagctgaattgttaggatcaagactgcaagattggaatttacttcaaaaaaatacaaaacgtttGGGCTTTCAAAgttgacaaaaagaactttctcagtactttattgatgaaaataatttggtttattgcacaaatattgatgagcttatgttgcacttaggacaagttcataaacctgaggactggtgtcTTTtcatatagtttaaaagtggttcaaCTAcaaaacagtaacaaatatcttCTATACAAATtgcttacggtattaatttgaaagagacgtacgatgtgatgaaacacatcattgaaaaaaataaatgataaaaaacatagctggaacatatgtggtgatttgaaagttatatctattttattaggCAAGCAGTTAGGCTATACAAAATACATGTTATTTTTGCGAATGAGTTAGCCGAGCTAGGAATAagcattatgttaccaaagagtggatgAAAAAAGaccaacttaactccaaatgagaaaaatattattcatgagcccttagttgaacccaaaaaaatatttttaccccctctccatatcaagctagcactaatgaaaaattttgtaaaaataatgaagaaggatagtcctggatttctgtacatcaaacaaaaatttccaaatgtgacggaaaaattaaagaaggaaaatttgttggtcaaagatgatgtatttaactcaatattaaaaaatgtagaaagtgcagcttgggcttcgtGTAAAGAcaattacaaaacttttctcagcaaacaaaaatccgacaattaccacaagattttaatcaactttttacttcatactgagctatgggatgtaatatgtctttgaaaatacatttcctccactcacatatgaattttttcctggacaaccttggaaatgtaagtgacgaacatggtgaatgtttccaccaagacatttcagtgatggaaagccgctgtaaagagaaatggaatagtatcatgctagccgattactattggacattaatttggaatgtgcctgaggctaattgtaaaagaaaagcatcagtgaaatcgtTCTAACAAAGGTATgacatgcaaaattataaattttacagactaactatattttatcttaatttttattgaagcgTAATCTATTTAAAACCAagggtaatagaaaaattatatttacagatctgtaatgcacgcaaaaaagcaattcaagaaatagtatcacacttaaggaaagattaaaatttttttttaactatcggtgtatttataaatttataaaatggaattcGAGAATCAGCAGaaaatatcactagggaatcattgaataatgtagtatcatccttttacaatCGGCTGGCACATTGTCAAAAAACAGAAGGACatttcaaatatgtattaaaatgaaatctaaataaataagcaaaccttatgcttaataaatacatatattttttttaaataaattatttgataatatccattaatttttaaaattgatttatttgtgataacagttccttaaaatataaatgtaattttttttaaaatccaaactGTATCCCACCATCATTTTAGGTACAGACATGTACCAACTTTATATTTATACCACTTTGCTTGTCTTAaagagactttaaaaaaatgatgaaccactcaaagaatgttataatttaaaataattgagtcACAACCCCAGGGCTGCCtcccaagaaggggttgaaattctatttcttgtcaaaaggtaAGTAATTGACCGATATCGTATCCTGAAGGTTAcaatattctatctggaacgTTTTTAAAGTTGTCAAGGGGTTTCTTTTGACTCATTCTGTACAAGTTCCTCATACTTTTAAATGAACaactcttttaaaaaatcatagacTGACAAGGTTCAGACATAGAAGATTCATTTAAGCGAAACATAACAGACCTATGTCTAATAAATTTGCAAGTGACCACAAACAAACACATTAGATTTAACTCTGAACGTCATtgcttaaattttatgtaattttaatgaagaatgttagccttttgtaaaatattccaaTGAATACAACGACAGGATTAACAATATAGCAAGTGTAATAATTAGCatgtaatataaattcaaatgccttaaatgaaaaaaaaaaagtcaaaatattttggtatttgtttttaatgctaTTCTTTTTTTTGACTACGACAAAGGGAGGAGTTTACATTTTATCATGGTACCTTAAGTTTCTATTAGTCGGTACTAGCAATCCTTTATCAAATCAACTATAGATGACACACTGTTATATTTACATACATGCATCTTTAGACATCAAGGAGAATCTGGACTCAACAACACAtctttctttacttcatttcTACATCTTTCAATAATCATACTCCTCAAACGTTTCTCAATATTATTGAATCATTCCTTCctgatttaattctttatcaatATTCTTCAAGGCTGCTGATTGTACCCTTTTACTACACCTCTTACTATTTTTTGCAGGTGACCAGCAAGAAAACATTCAATAGCAAAAATAAGAATGCATAAtcagaactaataaaaaattctttatacacTACTTTTTGATTCCAACtactcaaaaattatattttggatatTACTATACTGTTTCACACAAGAGACTTCTTCACAGAACTAATACCAGCATATAATTGTacaatagtaatatattattatgtaatcatcattaataaataatataagataatgaaaattattatttcttgttaacatttaatatcaattggaaagttaaaataaagtatgaTTCCAGAGGGACTACCCTACTAAAATAAACCTACCCAGAAATAGAAAGAACCAAATAGATGacaaataaatgcaaaaactTCAGACTTATCCAAATATTATGTAcacctgaaaaccgaaaattgGCATCCATTTCTGAAACAAACACCAGTAACTACTGGTGATAGTGTATAACTATTGAAAAGTACATTTAGATCTAAATTTTTAGTATACCTAAATGGTTCTTGAATATTCTCAGTTATTTTATTCTAGTAACAATTTCGTACAGTACATTATCTTTATTACTtaacaatctttatttaaatctttaagcTACAATTTTTacagtgattattatttttgagaataataaattatttgccaataatttaatcttttatttttcatatcttaattaaatttgttcaatATCTACTTATAACTATCCACTTATAAGGCTTTAGTAATGCAAAAGCAGCAAGAAAACACCATACTTTTTAATGACAGAAATCCTATGCAAGGATTTGTAGTATACAAGTCAAACATTGATATGATAATGAAAATCAATGGCGGTAGGTAGGACTAGTATGGAAATCTCAGAACAAATAAGCAGAGTATGAAATAGGTGTATGTTTACACTAAGAGGAAAACTAAGCTGCTGAGGGTAGTTTTCAGTACAGTCCCTGATCACTCTATAAAAGAACCATACTGATTTTATTCAGTCTGACTCAGTTTCTGTtggtttcatttctttttattttattttgtttattttttctacctttttaaaaatattttgggtaaAGAAATTGTCGCCCAAATGTCATATTCAAAATATGACAAATAATTATGATCTTCATGAtgcaaattatattattcaatgaCTAACTCACTGTAAGATTTACAAACTTAATAAGAGATTTAAACCTCAGCCTATTTCATCACACTCTGgatattcaaatttcattaaaaatctccTACTACTAAACAAAAGTTTGGTCAAATCATTACGTATATTACCTAGATAAGAATCCAGGATAGAAATTATAGAATgcaaaaagttttgtaattaaatgaatacaattcaaaatatgTCATAAcctgaattttataaatgtgtctaATAAGGAGTATGACAATATCTCCAGAACAA harbors:
- the slmo gene encoding PRELI domain containing slowmo, coding for MKIWTSDYTFNHPWETVVQAAWRKYPNPMNPAVIGTDVVERKVEDGVLLTHRLVSSKWGLPRWVQSIVGPSNICYATERSEVNPSLRHMILKTRNLTFGSFIAVDETLSYQPHPEDEGKTLLKQEAVVTVQGVPLHSYMEDLLTRTIMTNAGKGRQAMEWVIDKINTEVKDIRDSAVKSADELLNQTKKSFDDITTSARKQMDEFSTAAKISFDEFHTLAGSSSNGIPKF